Proteins encoded by one window of Pelecanus crispus isolate bPelCri1 chromosome 8, bPelCri1.pri, whole genome shotgun sequence:
- the GABARAPL2 gene encoding gamma-aminobutyric acid receptor-associated protein-like 2: MKWMFKEDHALEHRCVESAKIRAKYPDRVPVIVEKVSGSQIVDIDKRKYLVPSDITVAQFMWIIRKRIQLPSEKAIFLFVDKTVPQSSLTMGQLYEKEKDEDGFLYVAYSGENTFGF; the protein is encoded by the exons ATGAAGTGGATGTTCAAGGAGGACCACGCGCTGG AGCACAGATGTGTCGAGTCGGCAAAAATCCGAGCCAAATACCCTGACCGTGTCCCG GTCATAGTGGAGAAGGTCTCAGGATCTCAGATTGTTGATATTGACAAGAGGAAGTACTTAGTTCCATCTGACATCACCGTGGCTCAGTTCATGTGGATCATCAGGAAGAGGATTCAACTGCCCTCTGAGAAAGCAATATTCCTCTTTGTAGACAAGACTGTCCCACAATCCAG CTTAACTATGGGACAACTTtatgagaaggaaaaggatgagGACGGATTCTTGTATGTTGCCTACAGCGGAGAGAACACATTTGGTTTCTGA